One genomic segment of Diceros bicornis minor isolate mBicDic1 chromosome 13, mDicBic1.mat.cur, whole genome shotgun sequence includes these proteins:
- the PHACTR4 gene encoding phosphatase and actin regulator 4 isoform X2, with protein MEDPFEEAGQPTADPGMVMDSVEAGDTTPPTKRKSKFSGFGKIFKPWKWRKKKSSDKFKETSEVLERKISMRKPREELVKRGVLLEDSEQGDEDPGKLSHAVLKNGHTTPIGSAGSSSPVQAEEEPGRIASLRKPVPEEDPKKLLGSTGSQHNSEAESIPENAPKQPLLPPKRPLSSSHEAHEEQAEDAPSSGSTARSISSTSTTATAPAATNLAKTVNSSVPPSPAPRTLPAAPASTNTTATPSLTHTVPAKQPPVPPPKPAHRNSNPVIAELSQAINSGTMLSKPSPPLPPKRGIPSTLVPTLEPSAAAATTKSPSDQKEKSTCSVGSEPLLMIPPPSPSPPLPTHIPPEPPQSPPFSAKTFQVVPEIEFPPSLELPQEVPHPEDQKKEVPKRMLDHSFGEPHVPPRLPPVPLHIRIQQALTSPLPVTPPLEGSHRAHSLLFENSDNFSEDSSTLGRTRSLPITIEMLKVPDDEEEEEQTHPSEFDEDAASTSVVPKLPQCLQEEEEEKESDSDSEGPIQYRDEEDEDESHHSALANKVKRKDTLAMKLNHRPSEPELNMNSWPRKSKEEWNEIRHQIGNTLIRRLSQRPTPEELEQRNILQPKNEADRQAEKREIKRRLTRKLSQRPTVAELLARKILRFNEYVEVTDAQDYDRRADKPWTKLTPADKAAIRKELNEFKSSEMEVHEESKHFTRYHRP; from the exons AGGAAGCAGGCCAGCCCACTGCAGACCCAGGCATGGTCATGGACAGTGTGGAAGCAGGTGACACGACACCTCCCACCAAAAGGAAGAGCAAGTTCTCAGGCTTTGGCAAGATCTTCAAGCCCTGGAAATggcggaaaaaaaaaagtagtgataAATTCAAAGAGACATCAGAAG TTTTAGAGCGAAAAATATCTATGCGAAAACCGAGAGAAGAGCTGGTTAAAAGAGGGGTCCTGTTGGAAGACTCTGAGCAGG GTGATGAGGATCCAGGGAAGTTGAGCCATGCCGTGTTAAAGAATGGCCATACCACTCCCATAGGGAGTGCCGGATCTTCTAGTCCAGTCCAAGCAGAGGAAGAGCCAGGAAGAATAGCAAGTCTTAGGAAACCTGTTCCAGAAGAGGACCCAAAGAAGCTACTAG GCTCAACTGGAAGCCAACATAATTCTGAAGCAGAGTCCATTCCTGAAAATGCACCCAAACAGCCTTTGCTTCCCCCTAAAAGACCCTTGTCCTCTTCTCACGAAGCACATGAAGAACAAGCAGAGGATGCCCCCTCCTCTGGCAGCACGGCAAGGTccatctcctccacctccaccaccgcCACAGCACCTGCTGCCACGAACCTAGCAAAAACTGTTAACTCCTCTGTCCCCCCTTCCCCAGCACCCAGGACTCTACCTGCTGCTCCTGCCAGCACTAACACTACTGCTACCCCAAGCCTCACTCATACGGTCCCTGCCAAGCAGCCCCCTGTCCCTCCCCCTAAACCAGCTCACAGAAATAGCAACCCTGTCATTG CTGAACTATCCCAAGCAATAAACAGTGGTACGATGTTATCAAAACCATCCCCACCCTTACCACCTAAGAGAGGTATTCCATCAACCTTGGTACCCACCTTGGAGCCTTCCGCTGCCGCTGCCACCACAAAATCACCAAGTGATCAGAAAGAGAAGAGCACGTGCTCTGTGGGCTCCGAACCACTGCTGATGATcccacctccctctccatccccccCACTTCCTACTCATATACCTCCAGAACCCCCACAGTCACCTCCATTCTCTGCTAAGACTTTTCAAGTTGTGCCAGAAATTGAGTTTCCACCTTCCTTGGAGCTACCCCAGGAGGTTCCCCACCCGGAAGATCAGAAAAAGGAAGTACCTAAGAGGATGTTGGACCACAGCTTTGGGGAGCCCCATGTACCACCTAGGCTGCCCCCAGTCCCACTGCATATTCGAATCCAGCAGGCCTTGACCAGCCCACTTCCCGTGACTCCTCCCTTGGAGGGCTCTCATAGAGCCCACTCGTTGCTCTTCGAGAACAGTGACAACTTTTCTGAGGACAGCAGTACCCTGGGTCGGACCAGGTCACTTCCCATCACTATTGAAATGCTGAAAGT TCCAGACGATGAAGAAGAAGAGGAGCAAACCCACCCATCTGAATTCGATGAAGATGCGGCATCTACCTCAGTGGTTCCTAAACTACCGCAGTGtctgcaagaggaggaggaggagaaggagagtgattctgattcagaaggtcccATTCAGTACCGAGATGAAGAGGATGAAGATGAAAGCCATCATA GTGCTCTGGCCAACAAAGTGAAGAGGAAAGACACACTGGCAATGAAGTTGAACCACAGACCCAGTGAACCAGAGTTGAACATGAATTCTTGGCCTCGAAAAAGCAAAGAGGAGTGGAATGAAATACGACATCAGATTGGGAACACACTGATCCG ACGACTGAGTCAGAGACCAACACCAGAGGAACTAGAACAACGAAATATACTACAAC CTAAAAACGAAGCTGATCGTCAAGCAGAAAAACGAGAGATTAAACGTCGGCTCACTAGGAAG CTCAGTCAAAGGCCGACTGTGGCTGAACTACTTGCCAGGAAGATTCTGAGGTTTAACGAATATGTGGAGGTAACAGATGCTCAAGATTATGACCGACGAGCTGACAAACCTTGGACCAAACTGACCCCTGCTGACAAG GCTGCCAtaagaaaagaattaaatgaatttaaaagttCAGAGATGGAAGTTCATGAAGAGAGCAAACATTTTACACG CTACCATCGTCCATGA
- the PHACTR4 gene encoding phosphatase and actin regulator 4 isoform X5 produces MISAEDLEPNSSDSVRFYVNIHLTEEAGQPTADPGMVMDSVEAGDTTPPTKRKSKFSGFGKIFKPWKWRKKKSSDKFKETSEVLERKISMRKPREELVKRGVLLEDSEQGDEDPGKLSHAVLKNGHTTPIGSAGSSSPVQAEEEPGRIASLRKPVPEEDPKKLLGSTGSQHNSEAESIPENAPKQPLLPPKRPLSSSHEAHEEQAEDAPSSGSTARSISSTSTTATAPAATNLAKTVNSSVPPSPAPRTLPAAPASTNTTATPSLTHTVPAKQPPVPPPKPAHRNSNPVIAELSQAINSGTMLSKPSPPLPPKRGIPSTLVPTLEPSAAAATTKSPSDQKEKSTCSVGSEPLLMIPPPSPSPPLPTHIPPEPPQSPPFSAKTFQVVPEIEFPPSLELPQEVPHPEDQKKEVPKRMLDHSFGEPHVPPRLPPVPLHIRIQQALTSPLPVTPPLEGSHRAHSLLFENSDNFSEDSSTLGRTRSLPITIEMLKVPDDEEEEEQTHPSEFDEDAASTSVVPKLPQCLQEEEEEKESDSDSEGPIQYRDEEDEDESHHSALANKVKRKDTLAMKLNHRPSEPELNMNSWPRKSKEEWNEIRHQIGNTLIRRLSQRPTPEELEQRNILQPKNEADRQAEKREIKRRLTRKLSQRPTVAELLARKILRFNEYVEVTDAQDYDRRADKPWTKLTPADKAAIRKELNEFKSSEMEVHEESKHFTRYHRP; encoded by the exons AGGAAGCAGGCCAGCCCACTGCAGACCCAGGCATGGTCATGGACAGTGTGGAAGCAGGTGACACGACACCTCCCACCAAAAGGAAGAGCAAGTTCTCAGGCTTTGGCAAGATCTTCAAGCCCTGGAAATggcggaaaaaaaaaagtagtgataAATTCAAAGAGACATCAGAAG TTTTAGAGCGAAAAATATCTATGCGAAAACCGAGAGAAGAGCTGGTTAAAAGAGGGGTCCTGTTGGAAGACTCTGAGCAGG GTGATGAGGATCCAGGGAAGTTGAGCCATGCCGTGTTAAAGAATGGCCATACCACTCCCATAGGGAGTGCCGGATCTTCTAGTCCAGTCCAAGCAGAGGAAGAGCCAGGAAGAATAGCAAGTCTTAGGAAACCTGTTCCAGAAGAGGACCCAAAGAAGCTACTAG GCTCAACTGGAAGCCAACATAATTCTGAAGCAGAGTCCATTCCTGAAAATGCACCCAAACAGCCTTTGCTTCCCCCTAAAAGACCCTTGTCCTCTTCTCACGAAGCACATGAAGAACAAGCAGAGGATGCCCCCTCCTCTGGCAGCACGGCAAGGTccatctcctccacctccaccaccgcCACAGCACCTGCTGCCACGAACCTAGCAAAAACTGTTAACTCCTCTGTCCCCCCTTCCCCAGCACCCAGGACTCTACCTGCTGCTCCTGCCAGCACTAACACTACTGCTACCCCAAGCCTCACTCATACGGTCCCTGCCAAGCAGCCCCCTGTCCCTCCCCCTAAACCAGCTCACAGAAATAGCAACCCTGTCATTG CTGAACTATCCCAAGCAATAAACAGTGGTACGATGTTATCAAAACCATCCCCACCCTTACCACCTAAGAGAGGTATTCCATCAACCTTGGTACCCACCTTGGAGCCTTCCGCTGCCGCTGCCACCACAAAATCACCAAGTGATCAGAAAGAGAAGAGCACGTGCTCTGTGGGCTCCGAACCACTGCTGATGATcccacctccctctccatccccccCACTTCCTACTCATATACCTCCAGAACCCCCACAGTCACCTCCATTCTCTGCTAAGACTTTTCAAGTTGTGCCAGAAATTGAGTTTCCACCTTCCTTGGAGCTACCCCAGGAGGTTCCCCACCCGGAAGATCAGAAAAAGGAAGTACCTAAGAGGATGTTGGACCACAGCTTTGGGGAGCCCCATGTACCACCTAGGCTGCCCCCAGTCCCACTGCATATTCGAATCCAGCAGGCCTTGACCAGCCCACTTCCCGTGACTCCTCCCTTGGAGGGCTCTCATAGAGCCCACTCGTTGCTCTTCGAGAACAGTGACAACTTTTCTGAGGACAGCAGTACCCTGGGTCGGACCAGGTCACTTCCCATCACTATTGAAATGCTGAAAGT TCCAGACGATGAAGAAGAAGAGGAGCAAACCCACCCATCTGAATTCGATGAAGATGCGGCATCTACCTCAGTGGTTCCTAAACTACCGCAGTGtctgcaagaggaggaggaggagaaggagagtgattctgattcagaaggtcccATTCAGTACCGAGATGAAGAGGATGAAGATGAAAGCCATCATA GTGCTCTGGCCAACAAAGTGAAGAGGAAAGACACACTGGCAATGAAGTTGAACCACAGACCCAGTGAACCAGAGTTGAACATGAATTCTTGGCCTCGAAAAAGCAAAGAGGAGTGGAATGAAATACGACATCAGATTGGGAACACACTGATCCG ACGACTGAGTCAGAGACCAACACCAGAGGAACTAGAACAACGAAATATACTACAAC CTAAAAACGAAGCTGATCGTCAAGCAGAAAAACGAGAGATTAAACGTCGGCTCACTAGGAAG CTCAGTCAAAGGCCGACTGTGGCTGAACTACTTGCCAGGAAGATTCTGAGGTTTAACGAATATGTGGAGGTAACAGATGCTCAAGATTATGACCGACGAGCTGACAAACCTTGGACCAAACTGACCCCTGCTGACAAG GCTGCCAtaagaaaagaattaaatgaatttaaaagttCAGAGATGGAAGTTCATGAAGAGAGCAAACATTTTACACG CTACCATCGTCCATGA
- the PHACTR4 gene encoding phosphatase and actin regulator 4 isoform X3: MISAEDLEPNSSDSVRFYVNIHLTEEAGQPTADPGMVMDSVEAGDTTPPTKRKSKFSGFGKIFKPWKWRKKKSSDKFKETSEGDEDPGKLSHAVLKNGHTTPIGSAGSSSPVQAEEEPGRIASLRKPVPEEDPKKLLGSTGSQHNSEAESIPENAPKQPLLPPKRPLSSSHEAHEEQAEDAPSSGSTARSISSTSTTATAPAATNLAKTVNSSVPPSPAPRTLPAAPASTNTTATPSLTHTVPAKQPPVPPPKPAHRNSNPVIAELSQAINSGTMLSKPSPPLPPKRGIPSTLVPTLEPSAAAATTKSPSDQKEKSTCSVGSEPLLMIPPPSPSPPLPTHIPPEPPQSPPFSAKTFQVVPEIEFPPSLELPQEVPHPEDQKKEVPKRMLDHSFGEPHVPPRLPPVPLHIRIQQALTSPLPVTPPLEGSHRAHSLLFENSDNFSEDSSTLGRTRSLPITIEMLKVPDDEEEEEQTHPSEFDEDAASTSVVPKLPQCLQEEEEEKESDSDSEGPIQYRDEEDEDESHHSALANKVKRKDTLAMKLNHRPSEPELNMNSWPRKSKEEWNEIRHQIGNTLIRRLSQRPTPEELEQRNILQPKNEADRQAEKREIKRRLTRKLSQRPTVAELLARKILRFNEYVEVTDAQDYDRRADKPWTKLTPADKAAIRKELNEFKSSEMEVHEESKHFTRYHRP, encoded by the exons AGGAAGCAGGCCAGCCCACTGCAGACCCAGGCATGGTCATGGACAGTGTGGAAGCAGGTGACACGACACCTCCCACCAAAAGGAAGAGCAAGTTCTCAGGCTTTGGCAAGATCTTCAAGCCCTGGAAATggcggaaaaaaaaaagtagtgataAATTCAAAGAGACATCAGAAG GTGATGAGGATCCAGGGAAGTTGAGCCATGCCGTGTTAAAGAATGGCCATACCACTCCCATAGGGAGTGCCGGATCTTCTAGTCCAGTCCAAGCAGAGGAAGAGCCAGGAAGAATAGCAAGTCTTAGGAAACCTGTTCCAGAAGAGGACCCAAAGAAGCTACTAG GCTCAACTGGAAGCCAACATAATTCTGAAGCAGAGTCCATTCCTGAAAATGCACCCAAACAGCCTTTGCTTCCCCCTAAAAGACCCTTGTCCTCTTCTCACGAAGCACATGAAGAACAAGCAGAGGATGCCCCCTCCTCTGGCAGCACGGCAAGGTccatctcctccacctccaccaccgcCACAGCACCTGCTGCCACGAACCTAGCAAAAACTGTTAACTCCTCTGTCCCCCCTTCCCCAGCACCCAGGACTCTACCTGCTGCTCCTGCCAGCACTAACACTACTGCTACCCCAAGCCTCACTCATACGGTCCCTGCCAAGCAGCCCCCTGTCCCTCCCCCTAAACCAGCTCACAGAAATAGCAACCCTGTCATTG CTGAACTATCCCAAGCAATAAACAGTGGTACGATGTTATCAAAACCATCCCCACCCTTACCACCTAAGAGAGGTATTCCATCAACCTTGGTACCCACCTTGGAGCCTTCCGCTGCCGCTGCCACCACAAAATCACCAAGTGATCAGAAAGAGAAGAGCACGTGCTCTGTGGGCTCCGAACCACTGCTGATGATcccacctccctctccatccccccCACTTCCTACTCATATACCTCCAGAACCCCCACAGTCACCTCCATTCTCTGCTAAGACTTTTCAAGTTGTGCCAGAAATTGAGTTTCCACCTTCCTTGGAGCTACCCCAGGAGGTTCCCCACCCGGAAGATCAGAAAAAGGAAGTACCTAAGAGGATGTTGGACCACAGCTTTGGGGAGCCCCATGTACCACCTAGGCTGCCCCCAGTCCCACTGCATATTCGAATCCAGCAGGCCTTGACCAGCCCACTTCCCGTGACTCCTCCCTTGGAGGGCTCTCATAGAGCCCACTCGTTGCTCTTCGAGAACAGTGACAACTTTTCTGAGGACAGCAGTACCCTGGGTCGGACCAGGTCACTTCCCATCACTATTGAAATGCTGAAAGT TCCAGACGATGAAGAAGAAGAGGAGCAAACCCACCCATCTGAATTCGATGAAGATGCGGCATCTACCTCAGTGGTTCCTAAACTACCGCAGTGtctgcaagaggaggaggaggagaaggagagtgattctgattcagaaggtcccATTCAGTACCGAGATGAAGAGGATGAAGATGAAAGCCATCATA GTGCTCTGGCCAACAAAGTGAAGAGGAAAGACACACTGGCAATGAAGTTGAACCACAGACCCAGTGAACCAGAGTTGAACATGAATTCTTGGCCTCGAAAAAGCAAAGAGGAGTGGAATGAAATACGACATCAGATTGGGAACACACTGATCCG ACGACTGAGTCAGAGACCAACACCAGAGGAACTAGAACAACGAAATATACTACAAC CTAAAAACGAAGCTGATCGTCAAGCAGAAAAACGAGAGATTAAACGTCGGCTCACTAGGAAG CTCAGTCAAAGGCCGACTGTGGCTGAACTACTTGCCAGGAAGATTCTGAGGTTTAACGAATATGTGGAGGTAACAGATGCTCAAGATTATGACCGACGAGCTGACAAACCTTGGACCAAACTGACCCCTGCTGACAAG GCTGCCAtaagaaaagaattaaatgaatttaaaagttCAGAGATGGAAGTTCATGAAGAGAGCAAACATTTTACACG CTACCATCGTCCATGA
- the PHACTR4 gene encoding phosphatase and actin regulator 4 isoform X4: MVMDSVEAGDTTPPTKRKSKFSGFGKIFKPWKWRKKKSSDKFKETSEVLERKISMRKPREELVKRGVLLEDSEQGDEDPGKLSHAVLKNGHTTPIGSAGSSSPVQAEEEPGRIASLRKPVPEEDPKKLLGSTGSQHNSEAESIPENAPKQPLLPPKRPLSSSHEAHEEQAEDAPSSGSTARSISSTSTTATAPAATNLAKTVNSSVPPSPAPRTLPAAPASTNTTATPSLTHTVPAKQPPVPPPKPAHRNSNPVIAELSQAINSGTMLSKPSPPLPPKRGIPSTLVPTLEPSAAAATTKSPSDQKEKSTCSVGSEPLLMIPPPSPSPPLPTHIPPEPPQSPPFSAKTFQVVPEIEFPPSLELPQEVPHPEDQKKEVPKRMLDHSFGEPHVPPRLPPVPLHIRIQQALTSPLPVTPPLEGSHRAHSLLFENSDNFSEDSSTLGRTRSLPITIEMLKVPDDEEEEEQTHPSEFDEDAASTSVVPKLPQCLQEEEEEKESDSDSEGPIQYRDEEDEDESHHSALANKVKRKDTLAMKLNHRPSEPELNMNSWPRKSKEEWNEIRHQIGNTLIRRLSQRPTPEELEQRNILQPKNEADRQAEKREIKRRLTRKLSQRPTVAELLARKILRFNEYVEVTDAQDYDRRADKPWTKLTPADKAAIRKELNEFKSSEMEVHEESKHFTRYHRP; encoded by the exons ATGGTCATGGACAGTGTGGAAGCAGGTGACACGACACCTCCCACCAAAAGGAAGAGCAAGTTCTCAGGCTTTGGCAAGATCTTCAAGCCCTGGAAATggcggaaaaaaaaaagtagtgataAATTCAAAGAGACATCAGAAG TTTTAGAGCGAAAAATATCTATGCGAAAACCGAGAGAAGAGCTGGTTAAAAGAGGGGTCCTGTTGGAAGACTCTGAGCAGG GTGATGAGGATCCAGGGAAGTTGAGCCATGCCGTGTTAAAGAATGGCCATACCACTCCCATAGGGAGTGCCGGATCTTCTAGTCCAGTCCAAGCAGAGGAAGAGCCAGGAAGAATAGCAAGTCTTAGGAAACCTGTTCCAGAAGAGGACCCAAAGAAGCTACTAG GCTCAACTGGAAGCCAACATAATTCTGAAGCAGAGTCCATTCCTGAAAATGCACCCAAACAGCCTTTGCTTCCCCCTAAAAGACCCTTGTCCTCTTCTCACGAAGCACATGAAGAACAAGCAGAGGATGCCCCCTCCTCTGGCAGCACGGCAAGGTccatctcctccacctccaccaccgcCACAGCACCTGCTGCCACGAACCTAGCAAAAACTGTTAACTCCTCTGTCCCCCCTTCCCCAGCACCCAGGACTCTACCTGCTGCTCCTGCCAGCACTAACACTACTGCTACCCCAAGCCTCACTCATACGGTCCCTGCCAAGCAGCCCCCTGTCCCTCCCCCTAAACCAGCTCACAGAAATAGCAACCCTGTCATTG CTGAACTATCCCAAGCAATAAACAGTGGTACGATGTTATCAAAACCATCCCCACCCTTACCACCTAAGAGAGGTATTCCATCAACCTTGGTACCCACCTTGGAGCCTTCCGCTGCCGCTGCCACCACAAAATCACCAAGTGATCAGAAAGAGAAGAGCACGTGCTCTGTGGGCTCCGAACCACTGCTGATGATcccacctccctctccatccccccCACTTCCTACTCATATACCTCCAGAACCCCCACAGTCACCTCCATTCTCTGCTAAGACTTTTCAAGTTGTGCCAGAAATTGAGTTTCCACCTTCCTTGGAGCTACCCCAGGAGGTTCCCCACCCGGAAGATCAGAAAAAGGAAGTACCTAAGAGGATGTTGGACCACAGCTTTGGGGAGCCCCATGTACCACCTAGGCTGCCCCCAGTCCCACTGCATATTCGAATCCAGCAGGCCTTGACCAGCCCACTTCCCGTGACTCCTCCCTTGGAGGGCTCTCATAGAGCCCACTCGTTGCTCTTCGAGAACAGTGACAACTTTTCTGAGGACAGCAGTACCCTGGGTCGGACCAGGTCACTTCCCATCACTATTGAAATGCTGAAAGT TCCAGACGATGAAGAAGAAGAGGAGCAAACCCACCCATCTGAATTCGATGAAGATGCGGCATCTACCTCAGTGGTTCCTAAACTACCGCAGTGtctgcaagaggaggaggaggagaaggagagtgattctgattcagaaggtcccATTCAGTACCGAGATGAAGAGGATGAAGATGAAAGCCATCATA GTGCTCTGGCCAACAAAGTGAAGAGGAAAGACACACTGGCAATGAAGTTGAACCACAGACCCAGTGAACCAGAGTTGAACATGAATTCTTGGCCTCGAAAAAGCAAAGAGGAGTGGAATGAAATACGACATCAGATTGGGAACACACTGATCCG ACGACTGAGTCAGAGACCAACACCAGAGGAACTAGAACAACGAAATATACTACAAC CTAAAAACGAAGCTGATCGTCAAGCAGAAAAACGAGAGATTAAACGTCGGCTCACTAGGAAG CTCAGTCAAAGGCCGACTGTGGCTGAACTACTTGCCAGGAAGATTCTGAGGTTTAACGAATATGTGGAGGTAACAGATGCTCAAGATTATGACCGACGAGCTGACAAACCTTGGACCAAACTGACCCCTGCTGACAAG GCTGCCAtaagaaaagaattaaatgaatttaaaagttCAGAGATGGAAGTTCATGAAGAGAGCAAACATTTTACACG CTACCATCGTCCATGA
- the PHACTR4 gene encoding phosphatase and actin regulator 4 isoform X1, whose product MGQADVSRLVNPDAVEEAGQPTADPGMVMDSVEAGDTTPPTKRKSKFSGFGKIFKPWKWRKKKSSDKFKETSEVLERKISMRKPREELVKRGVLLEDSEQGDEDPGKLSHAVLKNGHTTPIGSAGSSSPVQAEEEPGRIASLRKPVPEEDPKKLLGSTGSQHNSEAESIPENAPKQPLLPPKRPLSSSHEAHEEQAEDAPSSGSTARSISSTSTTATAPAATNLAKTVNSSVPPSPAPRTLPAAPASTNTTATPSLTHTVPAKQPPVPPPKPAHRNSNPVIAELSQAINSGTMLSKPSPPLPPKRGIPSTLVPTLEPSAAAATTKSPSDQKEKSTCSVGSEPLLMIPPPSPSPPLPTHIPPEPPQSPPFSAKTFQVVPEIEFPPSLELPQEVPHPEDQKKEVPKRMLDHSFGEPHVPPRLPPVPLHIRIQQALTSPLPVTPPLEGSHRAHSLLFENSDNFSEDSSTLGRTRSLPITIEMLKVPDDEEEEEQTHPSEFDEDAASTSVVPKLPQCLQEEEEEKESDSDSEGPIQYRDEEDEDESHHSALANKVKRKDTLAMKLNHRPSEPELNMNSWPRKSKEEWNEIRHQIGNTLIRRLSQRPTPEELEQRNILQPKNEADRQAEKREIKRRLTRKLSQRPTVAELLARKILRFNEYVEVTDAQDYDRRADKPWTKLTPADKAAIRKELNEFKSSEMEVHEESKHFTRYHRP is encoded by the exons AGGAAGCAGGCCAGCCCACTGCAGACCCAGGCATGGTCATGGACAGTGTGGAAGCAGGTGACACGACACCTCCCACCAAAAGGAAGAGCAAGTTCTCAGGCTTTGGCAAGATCTTCAAGCCCTGGAAATggcggaaaaaaaaaagtagtgataAATTCAAAGAGACATCAGAAG TTTTAGAGCGAAAAATATCTATGCGAAAACCGAGAGAAGAGCTGGTTAAAAGAGGGGTCCTGTTGGAAGACTCTGAGCAGG GTGATGAGGATCCAGGGAAGTTGAGCCATGCCGTGTTAAAGAATGGCCATACCACTCCCATAGGGAGTGCCGGATCTTCTAGTCCAGTCCAAGCAGAGGAAGAGCCAGGAAGAATAGCAAGTCTTAGGAAACCTGTTCCAGAAGAGGACCCAAAGAAGCTACTAG GCTCAACTGGAAGCCAACATAATTCTGAAGCAGAGTCCATTCCTGAAAATGCACCCAAACAGCCTTTGCTTCCCCCTAAAAGACCCTTGTCCTCTTCTCACGAAGCACATGAAGAACAAGCAGAGGATGCCCCCTCCTCTGGCAGCACGGCAAGGTccatctcctccacctccaccaccgcCACAGCACCTGCTGCCACGAACCTAGCAAAAACTGTTAACTCCTCTGTCCCCCCTTCCCCAGCACCCAGGACTCTACCTGCTGCTCCTGCCAGCACTAACACTACTGCTACCCCAAGCCTCACTCATACGGTCCCTGCCAAGCAGCCCCCTGTCCCTCCCCCTAAACCAGCTCACAGAAATAGCAACCCTGTCATTG CTGAACTATCCCAAGCAATAAACAGTGGTACGATGTTATCAAAACCATCCCCACCCTTACCACCTAAGAGAGGTATTCCATCAACCTTGGTACCCACCTTGGAGCCTTCCGCTGCCGCTGCCACCACAAAATCACCAAGTGATCAGAAAGAGAAGAGCACGTGCTCTGTGGGCTCCGAACCACTGCTGATGATcccacctccctctccatccccccCACTTCCTACTCATATACCTCCAGAACCCCCACAGTCACCTCCATTCTCTGCTAAGACTTTTCAAGTTGTGCCAGAAATTGAGTTTCCACCTTCCTTGGAGCTACCCCAGGAGGTTCCCCACCCGGAAGATCAGAAAAAGGAAGTACCTAAGAGGATGTTGGACCACAGCTTTGGGGAGCCCCATGTACCACCTAGGCTGCCCCCAGTCCCACTGCATATTCGAATCCAGCAGGCCTTGACCAGCCCACTTCCCGTGACTCCTCCCTTGGAGGGCTCTCATAGAGCCCACTCGTTGCTCTTCGAGAACAGTGACAACTTTTCTGAGGACAGCAGTACCCTGGGTCGGACCAGGTCACTTCCCATCACTATTGAAATGCTGAAAGT TCCAGACGATGAAGAAGAAGAGGAGCAAACCCACCCATCTGAATTCGATGAAGATGCGGCATCTACCTCAGTGGTTCCTAAACTACCGCAGTGtctgcaagaggaggaggaggagaaggagagtgattctgattcagaaggtcccATTCAGTACCGAGATGAAGAGGATGAAGATGAAAGCCATCATA GTGCTCTGGCCAACAAAGTGAAGAGGAAAGACACACTGGCAATGAAGTTGAACCACAGACCCAGTGAACCAGAGTTGAACATGAATTCTTGGCCTCGAAAAAGCAAAGAGGAGTGGAATGAAATACGACATCAGATTGGGAACACACTGATCCG ACGACTGAGTCAGAGACCAACACCAGAGGAACTAGAACAACGAAATATACTACAAC CTAAAAACGAAGCTGATCGTCAAGCAGAAAAACGAGAGATTAAACGTCGGCTCACTAGGAAG CTCAGTCAAAGGCCGACTGTGGCTGAACTACTTGCCAGGAAGATTCTGAGGTTTAACGAATATGTGGAGGTAACAGATGCTCAAGATTATGACCGACGAGCTGACAAACCTTGGACCAAACTGACCCCTGCTGACAAG GCTGCCAtaagaaaagaattaaatgaatttaaaagttCAGAGATGGAAGTTCATGAAGAGAGCAAACATTTTACACG CTACCATCGTCCATGA